A stretch of DNA from Candidatus Pseudomonas phytovorans:
CTGATCGGGCTGCAAATCGAACTTCTGCAAGCGGCTTGCCCTCTGAACATGGCAACAAGCCAAAGCCCGACTAGGCTTTGGCTTGCTCCATATTCACTGCAGAGGGATTGCCATGGGAATCATTGGAACCATCTTCATCGGCCTCATCGTCGGCCTGCTGGCCCGCTTCATCAAACCGGGCGACGACAGCATGGGCTGGATCATGACCATCCTGCTGGGTATTGCCGGCTCCCTGTTAGCCACCTATGGCGGCCAGGCACTGGGCATTTACCAGGCCGGGCAGGCGGCGGGCTTCTTTGGCGCGCTGGTCGGTGCCGTGGTCCTGCTGGTGATCTACGGATTCATCAAGAAACGCTGAATACTGGTTAGAATGCCCGGCAATTCATTCGAGTTGCCGAGCATTGCCATGCGTGCCTTTTTCCTCATCCCCCTGCTGTTGGCCAGTACCCTGGCCCATGCCGAACTGCCTGAAACCGACTGGCTGGAGCTGATGCCCAAGTCGGACCAGAAGGCACTCGAGCAAATGCCCGAAATCGACCACAACTCGCCGGAAGCCATGGGCACCTTCACCGCCAAGGGCGGCATGAAGCAGAGCAAGGGCCTGCCGGCGGTGATGTATTCGACCAAGACCGTGGCGGCCATGAATGGCAAGGACATCCGCCTGGGGGGCTACCCCGTACCGCTGGAGAGCGACGCCAAGGGCAACAGCACGCTGTTCTTCCTGGTGCCTTACCCGGGCGCGTGCATCCATGTACCGCCACCGCCGCCGAACCAGCTGGTGCTGGTGCGCTACCCGAAAGGCTTGAAGATCGATGACATCTATACGCCGCTGTGGGTCAGCGGCAAGCTTAAGGTGGAAAAGGTCAGCAATGACCTGGCCGATGCGGCTTATGCGCTGGATGCAGGGAAGGTGAGGGTGGTGGAGGACGCTGACCTCTGATTTTTCTGTGCCGGCCTCTTCGCGGGCTTGCCCGCTCCCACAGGTACACCACAATTTTCAAGGTTTATAGAGAACCTGTGGGAGCGGGCGAGCCCGCGAAGAGGCCGGTACAGGCGCTACAAGACTCAGATCATTTCACACCCAATCCTGACCCCCAGCGAACTGCTCGCCCCAGGCATCAATACCACCAAGTCATCCCATACATTCGCCGTCTCGATGCACAACATGCGCTGCCAGCCATCATCAGCCATGTCCGCAAGCTCCTTGGCCCGCTCGGTCCAGGGGTTCCAGATCACCGCCGAACGCGACCCGCTGCTGGTCAAGGTAATCCGCCGGTTCCAGTGCGGATCGACAATGCTCAATTGCGCCGGGGTGTCGAGGTAGATCCTGTCTGTCTCCCCGGCAAACTCAAGAGCCCCCTGCTGCTGGCGCTGTTCCCAGTTCGCCAGGGTCTCGATGTAACCCAGCCCCTCAACCCCTTCCACCTGCGCCTGGCGCACATCGCTGACCGCAAAGTAGCTGTGCAGGGCCTGGCTGATGGTCACCGGGGTATTACCCATGTTGCGGCTGGTCAGCTGCAGTGCCAGTTCTTCTCCCAAATGCACCACGAGCTTCAGCTCGACGTCATGGGGCCAGTCGGGCAGGTCGCCCTGTGCTTCAGGCAGTTCGAATTCAATGCGCAGCCCGTCGTTCGTTTCCTCGATACCCAGCAGTTGCCAGTCACGCGCGCGCGCCAGCCCGTGGGCAGGCGCTTGCTCACCGTGGTACATGGCCTGCACGGCCTGGGGGTTGCGCTGCAGGTTGCCAAACCACGGCCAGCACACCGGCACGCCAGCGCGCACCGACTTGCCCTTGCGGAAGATGGCCTGGTCGCTCAGCCACAGCAGCGGCGGCTCGCCGACTCGCTGGTAGCTGAGGATCTGCGCGCCCTGCTGGGCGATCAGGAGTTCGGCGCGGTCACTGCTGATACGCCAGCAGTCAAGTTCGCCATGTTGCTCGGTTACGACCTGGAAGGTAGCCATTGCACTCATCTCATTGATTGCCAGTGGGCCTTGGACCCGGGCACATGCAATGAGTTTACCGCTGGCAAGGCTCAGCGACGAGGCACGGAGCGGGTGCGGCCACTGCCGTCGATGGCGACGAAGACGAATGCCGCTTCGGTGACCTTGCGCCATTCACTGGACAGCGGGTCGTCGCTCCAGACTTCGACCATCATCTGGATCGAGCTGCGGCCGATTTCCAGGGTCTGGGTATAGAACGACAATTGCGCACCTACCGCGACCGGTACCAGGAAGGCCATGCGGTCGATGGCCACGGTAGCCACGCGGCCACCGGCGACACGGCTGGCCATGGCGGTGCCGGCCAGGTCCATCTGGGCAACCAGCCAGCCGCCGAAGATGTCGCCAAAGCCATTGGTTTCGCGCGGTAGCGCAGTGATCTGCAAGGCCAGGTCGCCTTGCGGGATAGGATCTTCTTGTTCGAGCTCAATCATGCGATGGGGCCTCTGACCCGTGACGCTTCGTTGGTGTGGCGCAAAGGCCGGGTAAACGATTCAGCTTGAAACATACTACGCCGATTTCGTTTCACTGGGCGGCCGTAGGGAAACTCTGCGAAACCGCCTGATAATAAAGACCGGCGTTTTCGCACAACATCCCACATTAGGCGCAGCCTTTTCCTACGAATTACCAGTATATAGAGCATAACGGCCAGCGACGACCGCGCATTCATGAATATCTGTGTGGTTTTTGTATCGCTTTCAGCACGGCTCGGCAATTTGTTATCTTCGCTTGTCTCCCAATCCAGAAGCCGCGTACCAAGCGGCCTGCATGCCCTATAAAGAGAACAACGAGCGATGACTTCCGTGCCGAGCAGTATCGAGCAGCCCTCGCGGCCGCTGACCCGCAGTGACTACAAGACCCTCTCACTGTCCGCACTGGGCGGCGCGCTTGAGTTCTACGACTTCATCATCTTCGTGTTCTTTGCCACGGTGGTGGGCAAGCTGTTCTTCCCGGCCGACATGCCTGAGTGGCTGCGCCTGATGCAAACCTTCGGCATTTTCGCTGCAGGCTATCTGGCTCGGCCGCTGGGCGGCATCATCATGGCCCACTTTGGCGACCTGCTGGGGCGCAAGAAGATGTTCACCCTGAGCATTTTCATGATGGCCCTGCCAACCCTGGTCATGGGCCTGCTGCCGACTTATGCACAGGTCGGCATGTGGGCGCCGATCCTGCTGCTGCTGATGCGTGTGATCCAGGGCGCGGCAATCGGCGGCGAGGTGCCGGGCGCCTGGGTGTTCGTGTCTGAACACGTGCCGACGCGCAACACCGGCTACGCATGCGGCACCCTGACTGCGGGGCTGACATCGGGCATCCTGCTGGGGTCATTGGTTGCGACGTTGATCAACACTGTCTATACCCCCGAAGAAGTGGCGGATTACGCCTGGCGTGTACCGTTCCTGCTCGGTGGTGTATTCGGCCTGTTCTCGGTTTACCTGCGCCGCTGGCTGCACGAAACCCCGGTATTCGCTGAGATGCAGCAGCGCAAAGCCTTGGCAGAAGAACTGCCGCTGCGCGCGGTGCTGCGTGATCACCGTGGCGCGATCGTCCTGTCGATGCTGCTGACCTGGCTGCTTTCGGCTGGCATCGTGGTAGTGATCCTGATGACCCCTGCATTGTTGCAGACGTTCTATCACGTCAGCCCCACCGACTCGCTCAAGGCCAATAGCCTGGCAATTGTCCTGCTCAGCGTTGGTTGCATCGGCGCCGGTAGCCTGGCCGACCGCTTCGGTGCCGGTCGCGTATTCATCGTCGGCAGCCTGCTGCTGCTGGCCAGCTCGTGGACCTTCTACCATAGCCTGCCGACTCGGCCAGACCTGCTGTTCCCGCTTTATGCACTTACCGGATTGTGCGTCGGTATCGTTGGTGCAGTCCCGTATGTGATGGTAAAGGCCTTCCCGCCGGTGGTGCGCTTCAGCGGGTTGTCGTTCTCGTACAACGTGGCCTACGCGATCTTTGGCGGTTTGACACCGATGGTGGTGACCGCGCTGCTGAAGGTAAGCCCGATGGCACCTGCCTACTATGTGGCAGGCCTGTGCGCCGTGGGTCTGGCTGTGGGCTTGTACCTGTTTGCCAACAAGCGCTGATCAGCGCTGGGGCTACTGGCCTCTTCGCGGGCATGCCCGCTCCCACAGGGACCCCATAGGCCTCGAAACCTATTCAGTACCTGTGGGAGCGGGCGCGCCCGCGAAGAGGCCAGGCCTGCTTTCAGTGATGGCCTTTCATCCAATTGTCACAATGAAGTCATATCGTGTTCATGCGGCCTGCCGATACTTGGGCCCGTTCCATCCAACACCCCAATATTCCTGCTAGGAGCAAGGCATGAAACTGAAGCGTTTGATGGCGGCCCTTACCTTCGCCGCCGCGGGCGTTGCAACCGCCAACGCGGTAGCCGCCGTCGATCCGTCGATCCCGACTTACACCAAGACCACCGGTGTTTCGGGCAACCTCTCCAGCGTTGGCTCCGACACCCTGGCGAACCTGATGACGCTGTGGGCCGAGGCCTACAAGAAGGAATATCCGAACGTAAACATCCAGATCCAGGCTGCCGGCTCTTCCACCGCGCCACCCGCGCTGACCGAAGGCACCGCCAACCTCGGCCCGATGAGCCGCAAGATGAAGGATGTCGAACTGCAGGCCTTTGAGCAGAAGTACGGCTACAAGCCGACCGCCATCCCGGTCGCCGTCGACGCGCTGGCTGTATTTGTGCACAAGGACAACCCGATCAAAGGCCTGACCATGGCTCAGGTTGACGCCATCTTCTCCTCCACCCGCCTGTGCGGTGGCAAGGCCGAGA
This window harbors:
- a CDS encoding GlsB/YeaQ/YmgE family stress response membrane protein; the protein is MGIIGTIFIGLIVGLLARFIKPGDDSMGWIMTILLGIAGSLLATYGGQALGIYQAGQAAGFFGALVGAVVLLVIYGFIKKR
- a CDS encoding DUF3299 domain-containing protein; the encoded protein is MRAFFLIPLLLASTLAHAELPETDWLELMPKSDQKALEQMPEIDHNSPEAMGTFTAKGGMKQSKGLPAVMYSTKTVAAMNGKDIRLGGYPVPLESDAKGNSTLFFLVPYPGACIHVPPPPPNQLVLVRYPKGLKIDDIYTPLWVSGKLKVEKVSNDLADAAYALDAGKVRVVEDADL
- a CDS encoding D-hexose-6-phosphate mutarotase; this translates as MATFQVVTEQHGELDCWRISSDRAELLIAQQGAQILSYQRVGEPPLLWLSDQAIFRKGKSVRAGVPVCWPWFGNLQRNPQAVQAMYHGEQAPAHGLARARDWQLLGIEETNDGLRIEFELPEAQGDLPDWPHDVELKLVVHLGEELALQLTSRNMGNTPVTISQALHSYFAVSDVRQAQVEGVEGLGYIETLANWEQRQQQGALEFAGETDRIYLDTPAQLSIVDPHWNRRITLTSSGSRSAVIWNPWTERAKELADMADDGWQRMLCIETANVWDDLVVLMPGASSSLGVRIGCEMI
- a CDS encoding acyl-CoA thioesterase; this translates as MIELEQEDPIPQGDLALQITALPRETNGFGDIFGGWLVAQMDLAGTAMASRVAGGRVATVAIDRMAFLVPVAVGAQLSFYTQTLEIGRSSIQMMVEVWSDDPLSSEWRKVTEAAFVFVAIDGSGRTRSVPRR
- a CDS encoding MFS transporter — protein: MTSVPSSIEQPSRPLTRSDYKTLSLSALGGALEFYDFIIFVFFATVVGKLFFPADMPEWLRLMQTFGIFAAGYLARPLGGIIMAHFGDLLGRKKMFTLSIFMMALPTLVMGLLPTYAQVGMWAPILLLLMRVIQGAAIGGEVPGAWVFVSEHVPTRNTGYACGTLTAGLTSGILLGSLVATLINTVYTPEEVADYAWRVPFLLGGVFGLFSVYLRRWLHETPVFAEMQQRKALAEELPLRAVLRDHRGAIVLSMLLTWLLSAGIVVVILMTPALLQTFYHVSPTDSLKANSLAIVLLSVGCIGAGSLADRFGAGRVFIVGSLLLLASSWTFYHSLPTRPDLLFPLYALTGLCVGIVGAVPYVMVKAFPPVVRFSGLSFSYNVAYAIFGGLTPMVVTALLKVSPMAPAYYVAGLCAVGLAVGLYLFANKR